Proteins co-encoded in one Desulfitobacterium hafniense DCB-2 genomic window:
- the menC gene encoding o-succinylbenzoate synthase: MRIEKSEVFHLNMPMKFSFKSAQTILNQRETLVIKVTDELGHSGFGEAVAFKEPFYTGETLPRAKEVLLQHLLPRLLGREIPHPFAIHSWPDLGYPMAVAGVENALLDGFARRQQQPIMDAVFHEETQARIYGGMVLGDLEPATLLRQIEDYLQEGYVRFKIKIKPGDGFAKLQRVREKYPDLMLLADGNRSFQAEQLPELREMDQLGLLCLEEPLASGNLVSYQRLQEQMRTPLCLDESIQTKADLIQAAELRACQAVNLKVGRVGGLAYVKEMIEICRKRKIHYWIGSMMESGISKILHVHLASLKDNYIPGDLSSSRRYFARDVIRPEITVQRGLIQVPRGPGLGVEIDEEALKYYTVDQRALERGTGPGINGPS, encoded by the coding sequence ATGCGGATTGAGAAAAGTGAAGTGTTCCATTTGAACATGCCCATGAAGTTTAGTTTTAAATCCGCCCAAACTATACTTAATCAGCGGGAGACTCTTGTGATTAAGGTGACAGATGAGTTGGGCCATTCCGGGTTTGGCGAAGCGGTTGCCTTCAAGGAACCTTTTTATACAGGGGAGACCCTGCCCCGCGCCAAGGAAGTCCTGCTCCAGCACTTGCTTCCCCGACTCCTGGGGAGAGAAATACCCCATCCCTTTGCCATTCACTCCTGGCCGGATTTGGGTTATCCCATGGCTGTAGCCGGGGTAGAGAACGCTCTTCTGGACGGGTTCGCCCGCCGGCAGCAGCAGCCGATTATGGATGCTGTCTTTCATGAGGAGACCCAGGCGAGGATTTATGGGGGCATGGTCCTGGGAGACCTGGAGCCGGCCACCTTGCTCAGGCAAATCGAAGATTATCTTCAAGAGGGGTATGTGCGGTTTAAAATTAAAATCAAGCCTGGGGACGGTTTTGCCAAATTGCAGAGGGTCCGTGAAAAATACCCTGATTTAATGCTGTTGGCTGATGGGAACCGAAGTTTCCAGGCAGAACAGCTCCCCGAGCTGAGAGAAATGGATCAGCTGGGATTGCTGTGCCTTGAAGAACCCTTGGCATCCGGAAATCTGGTCTCTTATCAAAGGCTTCAGGAGCAAATGCGGACGCCCCTGTGTCTGGATGAAAGTATCCAGACCAAAGCGGATCTGATCCAGGCTGCTGAGTTAAGAGCTTGTCAGGCTGTCAATCTCAAGGTGGGCCGCGTAGGCGGTCTGGCCTATGTTAAAGAAATGATTGAGATCTGCCGTAAGCGTAAGATCCATTATTGGATCGGCAGTATGATGGAAAGCGGGATATCAAAAATTCTCCATGTCCATTTAGCCAGCCTGAAAGACAACTATATCCCCGGAGACTTATCTTCATCCCGGCGTTATTTTGCCAGAGATGTGATTCGACCGGAGATAACAGTCCAAAGGGGCCTTATCCAGGTGCCCCGGGGCCCGGGCTTAGGTGTGGAAATCGATGAAGAGGCTTTAAAGTATTACACAGTTGATCAGAGGGCCCTGGAACGGGGTACGGGCCCCGGAATCAATGGCCCCAGCTAA